The sequence GCCCATATTACCATAGCGATAAACCGCGCAAGAAGTTCCGCAATTCCGGGCCGCGCGGGGGCCCCGCACCCGCCGGATTCTACCGGTCGGGATAGCCGGGCGGCACCAGGGCCGCGTGGACCAGACGCACCAGCGACGTGATGTCGAACACCGGCAGTCCGGTCGCCTGGCGGATCGCCGCCGCGTACGGCGGCATGTTCGTGCACTCGAGGACGATCGCGCCGACCTCGGGATGGCGTTCGACGAGATCGCGCGCCGCCTCGACGTGCTCACGACGCGCGGCCTCGACGTCGAGCTCGAGCTCGTTGTCGAGCAGCACCGGCGTGAAGGCGTGGCCCTTTTCGAGGCCGGCGACGACGACGGGGACTTCTTCCGTGATGCCCATCTCGGCGAGGTGCCGGGGCCCGAGCGCGCCGCCGTCCACGGTGAGGATGCCCACGGCGCGGTCGGGCCCCAGCATGCGGGCCACCATCGGCACCATCAGCAACGCGGAGGTAAACATCGGCACGCGTACGGCCTCGGCCAGCTGCCGCTGGAACATCGAGAGAAAGCCGCACCCCGTCGTGACGGCCAGCACGCCCGCGGCCTCGAGCGCGCGCGCGCCCTCGATGAAGCCGTCGAGCAGCGCGGGGTCCGCCTCGCGGATGACGCGGGACGGAAAGGCCTGCCGCACGCGATGATACAGAACCGGGAAGGGGAACGTGCCGGCGTTGCCGATGTCGCCGGGGATGCGGGGAAACACCGTGTCGAGCATTAGAACGCCGATCGCATAACCGTATACGTTGCGGCCGCCCCGGACCATCGCGCGTCTACTTCGAAGGTCCGGAGGGGATTCCCTGTGGCCGGCGGGACGCGCCGGGCGCGAGCATCACCATCGCGAACACCGCCCGGCGCGCGGCGGCGCCCGCGTCGCCCGCGCCGTCACGCACCGTGGCGAATCGTGTAAACCACCACGCCGTCCCGGCGCCTGTATGTACTTCCTCGACGCCGTGGTGCGCCCGGCCGGTGCGGTGCGTCGCGAACAACCGGGACTCCGGCGCCCAGACCGCGGCGGCGTCGGCCCCGAGGGCGAGCGACGGGGGAAACCGGCCGGACGACCCCGCCCGCCAGCCGAGGCGCAGGGCGCCGTTGTCCTCGCGCCACAGCAGCGCGAAGCCGCGCCAGAGGCCGACGGACAGCCACTGGCGCGCCGTCAGCCGAAGCGGCGCCGCGAATCGCGCGGAGAGATCGCGCAGCCCGTCCATCGTGAGATCCGTGCGCGCCGCGGCCGGCCGGAAGGAGGCCGCGGGAAGAAGCAGGTCGGCGGCCGCGGCTTCGGTGAGCGCGCGGCGCCCCTCACCCGCCACGCCGGGGGGGACCATTGTCTCGCCGAGGCCGAGGGCGATGGCCCCGTTCCACTGCGGCGTGTGCGGCGGGAGCCGGCGGTCGACCACGATCAACGTGCGCTGCGCCCCGCCGTCGACCGTGCCGCGCAGCTCGACGCGAACCGGACCGCCCTCCGGCGCGCCGGCGATGATCGCCGCGACCCCGCATTTCGCCGCGTATCGCTCCGGCGCAAACGGCGGCCGCCGCATCCCGGAGGCCCGCACCACCGCGGCGGCGCGCCGGCGCACGGCGTCGCGGGCATCGGCGGCGTTCCGCCGGCGGGTAGGCGCGCGGGTTGCCATCGGCCGTGCCTTCGCGCGCGCCCGGATTCCTCCCTCGTCCCGGGGCCGCCGCGGGCTCGGGCACGTAGGCCGGCGGGGCCGGCGCGGTGAACCTTCGGTGCACGGCGTAGGCGACACGGAGGCTTCTGATGCGCGGCACGGTCGCGGGATTCTGGCTGGGCGCGCTTGTGGCGGCGGTGCTCTTCGCCGCGACGGGCGGGACCACACTCGATATCCGCGTCACCGGGACCGAAGCCGGGCGGGCACAGTTGGAGCAGAGCGTCGATCAGGGAACGTTCGCCGGACTGCTTACCCCGTCCGCCCCGGCGCTTGGGGTCCTTCATATAAAGAAGCGAACATGGGGGGTCGTCACGACCTATTCGGAGACCCTCGCCGCCCCCGGGGCCCGGGCGGCCGGCGCGCCGGACATGCGTGTGCTCCTGACGGTCCCCGGCGCGGTCACGGTCACGAACGCCGCCGGCCGCGACGGCCGGGCCCTCGTCTGGACGGGGCTGCCGGGCCCGGAACCGGCCTGGGCCGAGGCGCGCGCCGTGAACTGGCCCGCCGTCGTTGTCGCGGTTATCGCGGCGGCCATCTCGCTCCGGATGGCGCGAGGAAAGGCCGGATGACGTCCGCGAACGTATAGCCGCGATGCGACTGCTGTTCATCCGCCTCAGCGACCTGATCTACGACACGTTCATCCTCATCCGGAACGGGCTCGTCTCGCTTTTCGGCCCGCGCCCGGCGTACGTGCTCCTGGAACTGAGCGGCCCGTATCCCCACCATCGGACGCGCGACCCGTGGTGGGTGCGGCAGCCGCCGACGATCGAGGACGTGCGGCGGCAGCTCGCGGTGATCCGCGCGGACCGGCGGGCCGCCGGCGTCGTGATCACGATCGGGGACCTGCCGGCCGGCCTCGCCTCGGTACAGAGCCTG is a genomic window of bacterium containing:
- a CDS encoding aspartate/glutamate racemase family protein is translated as MVRGGRNVYGYAIGVLMLDTVFPRIPGDIGNAGTFPFPVLYHRVRQAFPSRVIREADPALLDGFIEGARALEAAGVLAVTTGCGFLSMFQRQLAEAVRVPMFTSALLMVPMVARMLGPDRAVGILTVDGGALGPRHLAEMGITEEVPVVVAGLEKGHAFTPVLLDNELELDVEAARREHVEAARDLVERHPEVGAIVLECTNMPPYAAAIRQATGLPVFDITSLVRLVHAALVPPGYPDR